Proteins encoded together in one Caballeronia sp. NK8 window:
- a CDS encoding ABC transporter substrate-binding protein, translating to MKRLLTVLLGSMLTVSIGAHAKEWSTIRFGVDASYPPFESKAPDGTLVGFDIDVGNELCRRLNAKCVWVENAFDGMIPGLKSRKFDGVLSTMSMTPARVKQIAFSSKLFHVPTRLVAKRDSSIQPTAQALAGKTVGVEQGSMQETYAKVHWGAQGVKVVSYADQDQVYQDLLAGRLDASLQNAVQAERGFLDTPRGKPYGFAGGALEDSAIFGPGTAIGLRKEDTDLKEKLDGAIAAMIKDGTYKRIEQKYFDFDIYGE from the coding sequence GTGAAGAGGCTGTTGACGGTGTTGTTGGGTTCGATGCTGACCGTATCGATCGGAGCGCATGCAAAGGAATGGTCGACGATCCGCTTCGGTGTCGATGCAAGTTATCCGCCTTTCGAATCGAAAGCACCCGACGGCACGCTGGTCGGCTTCGACATCGACGTCGGCAACGAACTGTGCCGGCGTCTCAACGCGAAATGCGTGTGGGTGGAAAACGCATTCGACGGCATGATTCCGGGACTCAAGTCGCGCAAGTTCGACGGCGTGCTCTCCACGATGTCGATGACGCCCGCGCGCGTCAAGCAGATCGCCTTCTCCAGCAAGCTCTTCCACGTACCCACGCGGCTCGTCGCGAAGCGCGATTCGAGCATCCAGCCGACGGCGCAAGCGCTCGCGGGCAAGACGGTCGGCGTCGAACAGGGTTCGATGCAGGAAACCTATGCGAAGGTCCACTGGGGCGCGCAGGGCGTGAAGGTCGTATCGTATGCGGATCAGGATCAGGTCTATCAGGACCTGCTCGCTGGCCGGCTCGACGCCTCTCTGCAAAACGCCGTGCAGGCCGAGCGCGGCTTTCTCGACACGCCGCGCGGCAAGCCCTACGGCTTCGCAGGCGGCGCGCTCGAAGACAGCGCGATCTTCGGACCCGGCACGGCCATCGGCCTGCGCAAGGAAGACACCGACCTGAAAGAGAAACTCGACGGCGCCATCGCCGCGATGATCAAGGACGGCACGTACAAGCGCATCGAGCAGAAGTATTTCGACTTCGATATCTACGGCGAGTAA
- a CDS encoding PaaI family thioesterase: MSLIEETAAGLDGLAQLRKLIASKRKPGILVSLDFDFIEVEAGRAVFAGVPGDHAYNPIGTVHGGYAATLLDSACGCAVHSCLTATQAYTTLELKVAYHKAVTRDSGLLRAEGRVLSIGRRAAFAEATLKDASGRLFASATSTLLVMER, from the coding sequence ATGAGCCTGATCGAAGAAACGGCCGCAGGCCTCGATGGTCTCGCGCAACTGCGCAAGCTGATCGCATCAAAGCGCAAACCTGGCATTCTCGTGTCGCTCGATTTCGATTTCATCGAGGTCGAAGCGGGCAGGGCGGTGTTCGCGGGCGTGCCGGGCGATCATGCGTATAACCCGATCGGCACCGTGCACGGCGGTTATGCTGCGACGCTGCTCGATTCCGCGTGCGGATGCGCGGTGCATTCATGCCTGACCGCGACGCAGGCATACACGACGCTCGAACTGAAGGTCGCTTATCACAAGGCGGTCACGCGCGATTCGGGACTGCTGCGCGCGGAAGGGCGCGTGTTGTCCATCGGGCGCCGCGCCGCATTCGCCGAAGCGACGCTCAAGGACGCGAGCGGCCGGCTGTTCGCATCGGCGACATCGACATTGCTCGTCATGGAACGATAA
- a CDS encoding Hsp20/alpha crystallin family protein, whose amino-acid sequence MSDFYFGGDVFSELDRVQRQVSSLFGNLPSSIRSSRADAFPRLNIGSTDDAIHVVAFAPGVEPSSLDVTVDKGTLTISGERKQQAVAQGTRSYAKERFAGGFRRVIELPQNADTDKVEARYENGTLSITIGKREASKPRAINIQ is encoded by the coding sequence ATGAGCGACTTTTATTTTGGCGGCGACGTTTTCTCGGAACTGGACCGCGTGCAGCGGCAGGTGTCCTCGCTGTTCGGCAATCTTCCTTCCAGCATTCGTTCGAGCCGTGCGGATGCGTTCCCTCGCCTGAATATCGGCAGCACTGACGATGCGATTCACGTCGTCGCGTTCGCGCCCGGTGTCGAGCCTTCTTCGCTCGATGTCACCGTCGACAAGGGCACGCTCACCATCAGCGGCGAGCGCAAGCAGCAAGCCGTCGCGCAAGGCACGCGAAGCTATGCGAAAGAGCGTTTCGCCGGCGGTTTTCGTCGCGTGATCGAGCTGCCGCAGAACGCCGATACCGACAAGGTCGAAGCGCGTTACGAAAACGGCACGCTGTCCATCACCATCGGCAAGCGCGAAGCGTCGAAGCCGCGCGCGATCAACATTCAGTAA
- a CDS encoding DHA2 family efflux MFS transporter permease subunit has translation MTHTVPLDPTSQPIKQRVFAFALMCLGFFMATLDIQIVASSLKDIGGGLSASQDELSWVQTSYLIAEILVIPMSGWLSKVFSTRWLFVASAIGFTITSMLCGIAWDINSMILFRGLQGAAGAAMIPTVFTTAFVLFPGKQRLIASTTIGALASLAPAVGPVIGGWITDQWSWHWLFYLNVVPGLVVALLVPKYVHVDEPNLPLLKKGDYLGIVLMSGFLGCLEYVLEEGPRKNWFGDDAIIVCAWISAICGFLFFVHAFTAKDPVVDLRALAVRNFAIGSLLSFVTGIGIFVSVFLTPVFLARVRGFDSLDTGLVLLSVGCFQLLSIGVYAFASRFIDMRVLLAFGLICFGAGCYFYTPLTHDWGWQQFLLPQALRGIGQQFAVPPIVTMALGSLPPSRLKSASGLFNLMRNLGGAIGIAVSATMLNDRLNLHYLRLNENVTVGRPVIDDLLARSSAHLASAAGDALNASQAGLASLHALVMREALVLTFADCFYVLALCFLFGLMTVMFAKPITSAPPSSNAH, from the coding sequence ATGACCCACACCGTTCCCCTCGATCCCACAAGCCAGCCGATCAAACAGCGCGTGTTCGCGTTCGCGCTGATGTGCCTCGGCTTCTTCATGGCGACGCTCGATATCCAGATCGTGGCGTCGTCGCTGAAGGACATCGGCGGCGGCCTGTCCGCGAGTCAGGACGAATTGTCCTGGGTGCAGACCTCGTATCTGATCGCCGAGATCCTCGTCATTCCGATGTCGGGCTGGCTCTCGAAAGTGTTCTCGACGCGCTGGCTGTTCGTCGCGTCGGCGATCGGTTTCACGATCACGAGCATGCTGTGCGGCATCGCGTGGGACATCAATTCGATGATCCTCTTTCGCGGCCTGCAAGGCGCGGCCGGCGCCGCGATGATCCCGACCGTCTTCACGACCGCTTTCGTGCTGTTCCCCGGCAAGCAGCGATTGATTGCATCGACGACGATCGGCGCGCTTGCGTCGCTCGCGCCGGCGGTCGGGCCGGTGATCGGCGGATGGATCACCGATCAATGGTCATGGCACTGGCTCTTCTATCTGAACGTGGTGCCGGGCCTCGTCGTCGCGCTGCTGGTGCCGAAGTATGTGCACGTCGACGAGCCGAATCTTCCGCTGCTGAAGAAGGGCGATTATCTCGGCATCGTGCTGATGTCGGGCTTTCTCGGCTGCCTGGAATACGTGCTCGAAGAAGGGCCGCGCAAGAACTGGTTCGGCGACGATGCGATCATCGTGTGTGCATGGATCTCGGCGATCTGCGGCTTTCTGTTTTTCGTGCACGCGTTCACGGCGAAGGATCCGGTTGTCGATCTGCGCGCGCTCGCGGTGCGCAACTTCGCGATAGGCAGTCTGCTGTCGTTCGTGACGGGCATCGGCATCTTCGTGTCGGTGTTTCTGACGCCGGTGTTTCTCGCGCGCGTGCGCGGCTTCGATTCGCTGGATACGGGTCTCGTGCTGCTTTCCGTCGGTTGCTTCCAGTTGCTGTCGATCGGCGTGTATGCGTTCGCGTCGCGCTTCATCGACATGCGCGTGCTGCTCGCATTCGGTCTGATCTGCTTCGGCGCGGGCTGCTATTTCTATACGCCGTTGACGCACGACTGGGGCTGGCAACAGTTCCTCCTGCCGCAGGCGTTGCGCGGCATCGGCCAGCAGTTCGCGGTGCCGCCCATCGTCACGATGGCGCTCGGTTCGCTGCCGCCGTCGCGCCTCAAATCGGCGAGCGGACTGTTCAATCTGATGCGCAATCTCGGCGGCGCGATCGGTATCGCGGTGAGCGCGACGATGCTCAACGATCGTCTCAACCTGCACTATCTGCGTCTGAACGAGAACGTGACGGTGGGCCGTCCCGTCATCGACGATCTGCTCGCGCGCAGCTCGGCGCATCTCGCATCCGCCGCGGGCGATGCGCTGAATGCGTCGCAAGCGGGCCTCGCATCGTTGCATGCGCTCGTGATGCGCGAAGCGCTCGTGCTGACCTTCGCCGATTGCTTCTACGTGCTCGCGCTGTGCTTCCTGTTCGGCCTGATGACCGTGATGTTCGCGAAGCCGATCACGAGCGCGCCGCCTTCGTCCAATGCACATTGA
- a CDS encoding class I SAM-dependent methyltransferase, protein MTQPANDESAVHRAAAQGYTANADSYVRGRPDYPPQLAGWLADTLGLKPGASVVDLGAGTGKFTPRLVQTGARVIAIEPVDSMRAKLAAALPGVEALAGTAQSIPLADASVDALVCAQSFHWFASRAALDEIHRVLKPGGRLGLVWNLRDARVPWVAKLDAIVNRYEGDTPRYYSGAWRDAFPHEGFGPLVETHFSLGHTGAPEDVIVHRVRSTSFIASLPEAARAAIDEDVRKLIDAEPELSGKREVTVPYETAAFVAIRQ, encoded by the coding sequence ATGACGCAGCCCGCGAACGACGAATCCGCTGTGCATCGCGCAGCCGCGCAAGGCTACACGGCCAACGCCGACAGCTACGTACGCGGGCGGCCCGATTATCCGCCGCAACTCGCGGGCTGGCTCGCCGATACGCTCGGGTTGAAGCCGGGCGCGAGCGTCGTCGATCTCGGCGCGGGCACCGGCAAGTTCACGCCGCGTCTCGTGCAGACGGGCGCGCGCGTGATCGCGATCGAGCCGGTCGATTCGATGCGCGCGAAACTCGCCGCCGCCCTGCCCGGTGTCGAGGCGCTCGCGGGCACGGCGCAATCGATACCGCTCGCGGACGCATCGGTCGATGCCCTCGTGTGCGCCCAGTCGTTTCACTGGTTCGCGAGCCGCGCGGCGCTCGATGAGATTCATCGCGTGCTGAAGCCGGGCGGACGGCTCGGGCTCGTATGGAATCTGCGCGATGCGCGCGTGCCGTGGGTCGCGAAGCTCGACGCCATCGTCAACCGATACGAAGGCGATACGCCGCGCTATTACTCCGGCGCATGGCGCGATGCGTTTCCGCATGAAGGCTTCGGTCCGCTCGTCGAAACGCATTTCTCGCTCGGGCACACGGGCGCGCCCGAAGACGTGATCGTGCATCGCGTGCGCTCGACGAGCTTCATCGCGTCGTTGCCCGAAGCCGCGCGCGCCGCCATCGATGAAGACGTGCGCAAGCTGATCGATGCAGAACCCGAACTGAGCGGCAAACGCGAAGTGACCGTGCCTTACGAGACCGCGGCGTTCGTCGCGATCAGGCAATGA
- a CDS encoding HlyD family secretion protein yields the protein MTTPVTDLPSVAAPALARPARKIPWMLLALGLVGIALIAAATYWALVLRFVQTTDDAYVGGDVTVLAPKVNGFVTDVLVQDNQRVKAGQVLIRLDSRDYDARLAQADAELSSARAAVVELQAKDALQAAVINQQQAEVRASSAELTRSGQDRVRYRELVKDDAVSNQIVERADADYTKAQAAVDRSGASLVAAKRQLSVIEAQIADAQARVATVEAARRVAELNVEYSTIRAPVDGYVGNRTARVGVLANVGTSLLTVVPSTGLWVDANFKEDQLKKMRAGDEADVELDASSVPLTGHVESLAPATGATFSVLPAENATGNFTKIVQRVPVRIRLDVPKGMEAVLRPGLSATVKVHLARQSNG from the coding sequence ATGACGACTCCTGTGACGGATCTCCCCTCGGTTGCCGCGCCCGCCCTCGCGCGGCCGGCGCGCAAGATTCCCTGGATGCTGCTCGCGCTCGGCCTGGTCGGGATTGCGTTGATCGCCGCAGCGACATACTGGGCGCTCGTGCTGCGCTTCGTTCAGACGACCGACGATGCCTACGTCGGCGGCGATGTCACCGTGCTCGCGCCAAAGGTGAACGGCTTCGTCACCGATGTGCTCGTGCAGGACAACCAGCGCGTCAAGGCGGGTCAGGTTCTGATCCGCCTCGATTCGCGCGACTACGACGCGCGCCTCGCGCAAGCGGATGCCGAACTGTCGAGCGCCCGCGCGGCGGTCGTCGAGCTGCAGGCCAAGGATGCGCTGCAGGCGGCCGTGATCAATCAGCAGCAGGCGGAAGTGCGCGCATCGTCGGCGGAGCTGACGCGCAGCGGGCAGGACCGGGTGCGCTATCGCGAACTCGTGAAGGACGACGCCGTATCGAACCAGATCGTCGAGCGCGCGGATGCGGACTATACGAAGGCGCAGGCGGCGGTTGATCGCAGCGGCGCGTCGCTGGTTGCGGCGAAGCGTCAGTTGAGCGTCATCGAAGCGCAGATCGCGGATGCGCAGGCGCGTGTCGCGACGGTCGAGGCCGCGCGCCGCGTCGCGGAGCTGAATGTCGAATACTCGACGATCCGCGCGCCCGTCGACGGCTACGTCGGTAATCGCACGGCCCGCGTGGGCGTGCTCGCGAATGTCGGCACGTCGCTCTTGACCGTGGTGCCGTCCACCGGTCTTTGGGTCGACGCCAACTTCAAGGAAGATCAACTGAAGAAGATGCGCGCGGGCGACGAAGCCGACGTCGAACTCGATGCATCGAGCGTGCCGCTCACCGGCCATGTCGAGAGCCTCGCGCCCGCGACCGGCGCGACCTTCAGCGTGCTGCCCGCCGAGAACGCCACCGGCAACTTCACGAAGATCGTGCAGCGCGTGCCCGTGCGAATCCGTCTCGACGTGCCGAAGGGCATGGAAGCCGTGCTGCGTCCGGGGCTTTCCGCGACGGTCAAGGTTCATCTCGCCAGACAGTCGAACGGTTGA
- a CDS encoding PLP-dependent aminotransferase family protein, with protein MIELKLERGSRQAPTLVEQLVRAFSMAIEEQTLRAGALLPSVRRLAEAESLSTFTVTEAYGRLVSMGLVTARRGSGYRVALRGRSERVRAVEWQPPSLTATWLLSDVFADHSVPIKSGCGWLPNEWINESGLQHALRAVSRVPAARIADYGHPYGFAPLRERIAEQLDRHGLPVDASSNVLLTAGATQALDLIVRTLLRPGDAVVVEDPGYCNLLQILRLAGLQVHGVPRTAAGIDTDVFERIVIEHRPKAVFLNTTLQNPTGATFGMASAFRLMQIAERHGLWVVEDDVTRELAPPGAPLLAAMEGLSRVLYVGGFAKTITPALRCGYVVAERDVLRELARTKMAVGLTSSEATERIVEKVLTEGRYARHVEFVVEKLKDAHALVEERMDALGVELFRRPRAGLFVWGALPIDPAAGSVVATRALQHGVWLAPGSYFRPNDAESNCFRFNVPYSVDDALWDFLEQTIKTN; from the coding sequence ATGATCGAACTCAAGCTGGAGCGCGGCTCCCGTCAGGCGCCGACGCTCGTCGAACAACTGGTGCGCGCGTTCTCCATGGCGATCGAGGAGCAGACGCTGCGCGCGGGCGCGCTGCTGCCGTCTGTGCGGCGTCTCGCCGAAGCGGAGAGCCTCAGCACCTTCACGGTGACGGAAGCCTATGGCCGGCTCGTATCGATGGGCCTCGTCACCGCGCGGCGCGGCTCGGGTTATCGCGTGGCTTTGCGGGGGCGCAGCGAGCGGGTGCGCGCCGTCGAGTGGCAGCCGCCGAGTCTCACCGCGACCTGGCTTTTATCGGATGTATTCGCCGATCACTCCGTGCCGATCAAGTCCGGCTGCGGCTGGCTGCCGAACGAATGGATCAATGAAAGCGGCCTGCAACATGCGCTGCGCGCGGTGAGCCGCGTGCCGGCGGCGCGCATCGCGGACTACGGGCATCCGTATGGCTTCGCGCCGCTGCGCGAGCGGATCGCCGAACAGCTCGACCGTCATGGCCTGCCGGTCGATGCATCGTCCAATGTCCTGCTGACCGCGGGCGCGACGCAGGCGCTCGATCTCATCGTGCGGACGTTGCTGCGGCCGGGCGATGCGGTCGTCGTCGAAGATCCCGGCTACTGCAATCTGCTGCAGATTCTGCGGCTCGCGGGCCTGCAGGTACACGGCGTGCCGCGCACCGCGGCGGGCATCGATACGGATGTGTTCGAGCGCATCGTGATCGAGCATCGGCCGAAAGCGGTGTTTCTCAACACGACCTTGCAGAATCCGACGGGCGCGACCTTCGGCATGGCGTCCGCATTCCGTCTGATGCAGATCGCGGAGCGTCATGGCCTGTGGGTCGTCGAGGACGATGTGACGCGCGAGCTCGCGCCGCCCGGCGCGCCCTTGCTCGCGGCGATGGAGGGCTTAAGCCGCGTGCTGTACGTCGGCGGTTTCGCGAAGACGATCACGCCCGCGCTGCGTTGCGGCTATGTCGTGGCGGAGCGCGACGTGTTGCGCGAGCTGGCGCGTACGAAGATGGCCGTGGGCCTCACGTCATCGGAAGCGACGGAGCGCATCGTCGAGAAAGTGTTGACGGAAGGGCGCTATGCGCGGCACGTCGAATTCGTCGTGGAGAAGTTGAAGGATGCGCATGCGCTCGTCGAGGAACGCATGGACGCACTCGGCGTCGAGTTGTTTCGACGACCGCGCGCGGGGCTTTTCGTGTGGGGCGCGTTGCCGATCGATCCGGCAGCGGGAAGCGTGGTCGCCACGCGCGCACTGCAACACGGCGTATGGCTCGCGCCGGGTTCGTATTTCCGTCCGAATGACGCGGAAAGCAATTGCTTTCGATTCAACGTCCCGTATTCAGTGGACGATGCGCTCTGGGATTTTCTGGAACAAACAATTAAGACCAATTGA
- a CDS encoding aspartate aminotransferase family protein produces the protein MNARPVIDDLSSFWMPFTANRQFKAAPRLLESAKGMYYRSTDGREVLDGTAGLWCVNAGHCREEIVDAVTRTLGTLDFAPTFQMGHPIAFEAATKVASLMPEGLDRIFFTNSGSESVDTALKIALAYHRARGEGQRTRLIGRERGYHGVGFGGISVGGIAPNRKTFSGALLPAVDHLPHTHDLAHNAFTKGQPTWGDHLADDLERIVALHDPSTIAAVIVEPLAGSTGVLVPPQGYLQKLREICTKYGILLIFDEVITGFGRLGKATASEYFGVTPDLITMAKAINNATIPMGAVAAHRNVHDTVVNAGAANAIELFHGYTYSAHPVATAAAIATLDLYQRDKLFERAASKAEKFESAAHALRDAPYVKDIRNLGLVAGIELDSRDGAPGARAYEVFVKCFEAGVLVRYTGDILAFSPPLIIEDDQIDQIFGTVRKALESVK, from the coding sequence ATGAATGCACGCCCCGTCATCGACGACCTTTCATCGTTCTGGATGCCGTTCACCGCCAATCGCCAGTTCAAGGCCGCACCAAGGCTGCTCGAAAGCGCGAAAGGCATGTACTACCGCTCGACCGATGGCCGCGAGGTGCTCGACGGCACGGCGGGTCTGTGGTGCGTGAACGCAGGCCATTGCCGGGAAGAGATCGTCGATGCGGTGACGAGGACGCTCGGCACGCTCGACTTTGCGCCGACCTTCCAGATGGGCCACCCGATTGCGTTCGAAGCCGCGACCAAGGTCGCCAGCCTGATGCCCGAAGGACTCGATCGCATCTTCTTCACCAACTCGGGCTCGGAGTCGGTCGATACGGCGCTGAAGATCGCGCTCGCCTATCATCGCGCACGCGGCGAAGGCCAGCGCACGCGTCTGATCGGCCGCGAGCGCGGCTATCACGGCGTCGGCTTCGGCGGCATTTCGGTCGGCGGGATCGCGCCGAATCGCAAGACGTTCTCGGGCGCATTGTTGCCGGCGGTCGATCATCTGCCGCATACGCACGATCTCGCGCACAACGCGTTCACGAAGGGGCAGCCCACGTGGGGCGATCATCTCGCCGACGATCTGGAGCGCATCGTCGCGCTGCACGATCCGTCCACGATCGCCGCCGTGATCGTCGAGCCGCTGGCCGGTTCCACGGGCGTGCTGGTGCCGCCGCAGGGCTATCTGCAGAAGCTGCGCGAGATCTGCACGAAGTACGGCATTCTGCTGATTTTCGATGAAGTCATCACCGGCTTCGGACGTCTGGGCAAGGCAACGGCGAGCGAGTACTTCGGCGTCACGCCGGACCTCATCACGATGGCCAAGGCGATCAACAACGCAACCATTCCGATGGGCGCGGTCGCCGCGCATCGCAACGTGCACGACACGGTCGTCAACGCGGGCGCGGCCAACGCGATCGAGCTGTTCCACGGCTACACGTATTCGGCGCACCCGGTCGCGACCGCCGCGGCAATCGCGACGCTCGATCTCTATCAACGCGACAAGCTGTTCGAGCGCGCGGCCTCGAAGGCCGAAAAATTCGAAAGCGCCGCCCACGCGCTGCGCGACGCGCCGTACGTGAAGGACATTCGCAATCTCGGTCTCGTCGCGGGCATCGAGCTGGATTCGCGCGACGGCGCGCCGGGCGCACGAGCGTATGAGGTGTTCGTCAAGTGCTTCGAGGCGGGCGTGCTCGTGCGTTACACCGGCGATATCCTCGCGTTCTCGCCGCCGCTCATCATCGAAGATGATCAGATCGATCAGATCTTCGGCACGGTGAGGAAGGCGCTGGAAAGCGTGAAATAA
- a CDS encoding H-NS histone family protein, which yields MATLKQMQARLKKLRAQAESLIADRAQAVLNDIRAMMERHGLTTDDIERHGKKAKRAAKPQVAYPAPAGRHQAMTKLAKKGKLPAKYRNPKTGETWSGWARPPAWIANVKDRSKFLIDAEGAPSAAKPKPAAKKAAAKKAVAKKAAPAKKSAPAAKKKAAIPAAKKTGATAKPAAKRSAPRKRATKAATVSVPESAPIISTPTTTDEAST from the coding sequence ATGGCGACGCTCAAACAGATGCAGGCCAGGTTGAAGAAACTGCGCGCACAGGCCGAAAGCCTGATCGCGGATCGCGCGCAAGCCGTGCTCAACGATATCCGCGCGATGATGGAAAGGCACGGCCTCACGACTGACGATATCGAACGGCACGGCAAGAAGGCCAAGCGCGCCGCGAAGCCGCAGGTCGCCTATCCGGCGCCGGCGGGCCGCCATCAGGCGATGACGAAGCTCGCGAAGAAAGGCAAGCTGCCCGCGAAGTACCGCAATCCCAAGACGGGCGAAACGTGGAGCGGCTGGGCGCGGCCGCCTGCGTGGATCGCGAACGTGAAGGATCGCAGCAAGTTTCTGATCGATGCCGAAGGTGCGCCGAGCGCGGCCAAACCGAAGCCGGCGGCCAAGAAAGCGGCGGCCAAAAAGGCCGTGGCGAAGAAGGCGGCACCGGCGAAGAAGTCCGCGCCGGCCGCGAAGAAAAAAGCGGCGATACCTGCAGCGAAGAAAACCGGCGCCACGGCCAAGCCAGCGGCGAAGCGCAGCGCGCCGCGCAAACGCGCAACGAAAGCCGCAACCGTGTCCGTGCCGGAGTCCGCGCCGATTATATCGACGCCAACGACGACCGACGAGGCATCCACGTAA
- a CDS encoding Hsp20/alpha crystallin family protein — MTDNTQVAAKDTNEVTRKNEDTTRRPTVTPAVDIVEDSHCITLWADLPGVPREKLDVKVHDARLTIEAEAQLPVQGAVRVHHAELRAPRFARAFTVSDDFDTTKIDANLTNGVLKLTIPRREEARPRRVDVRAG; from the coding sequence ATGACCGACAACACGCAAGTCGCAGCCAAGGACACGAACGAAGTGACGCGCAAGAACGAAGACACGACGCGCCGCCCGACGGTGACGCCCGCGGTCGATATCGTCGAGGACAGCCACTGCATCACGCTGTGGGCCGATCTTCCCGGCGTGCCGCGCGAGAAGCTCGACGTGAAAGTGCACGATGCGCGCCTCACCATCGAAGCCGAAGCGCAATTGCCCGTGCAGGGCGCCGTTCGCGTGCATCACGCCGAATTGCGCGCGCCGCGTTTCGCACGCGCCTTCACAGTGAGCGACGACTTCGACACGACGAAGATCGATGCCAATCTCACCAACGGTGTGCTCAAGCTCACGATTCCGCGTCGCGAGGAAGCGCGTCCGCGTCGTGTCGACGTGCGGGCGGGCTAA
- a CDS encoding efflux transporter outer membrane subunit, whose amino-acid sequence MNKLLVAILACVTGMTLAACAVPPATHADLPATVNATAPADWSVDAPKQAVDPTAWWNQFNDPVMHELVASVLNDNLDLQAAVERVKQAQALTTQRRAALLPQLDAGAGGSYSRQNTPPPLGYVKQGGFGLTLSWTPDVFGGERLELLASQAQLVGREHAADQIRLALAADTAAAYVDLRWAQAELKILQDNQEIRERALKLTQRRLQYGLSTKLDVARAQNQLSDLLSRIPRTQATIQHQLSLIAVYSGRTPESVDKLMLANAGAAPVIPVPASGAPQMLPSEALLRRPDVLVAYATVQQRAAEVGVARAERYPKFSLRLSDGLLASSYLGLPTLTDNLFSAALNATSPIFNAGRITAEIEQNESRMRESELHLRQTMLEALKDVEDTRSDLVSTTESTARLTDALAASDQSLTLSTQLYKGGAASFLDVLDAQQSYLRDADALNQSKREHALAAVALYRSLGGGWSVTGDDDVIKTATAKMEATQ is encoded by the coding sequence ATGAATAAACTTCTCGTCGCAATACTCGCCTGCGTGACAGGCATGACGCTCGCCGCGTGCGCGGTGCCGCCCGCCACGCACGCGGATCTTCCCGCGACCGTGAACGCGACCGCGCCCGCCGACTGGAGCGTCGATGCGCCGAAGCAGGCCGTCGATCCCACGGCATGGTGGAATCAGTTCAACGATCCGGTCATGCACGAACTCGTTGCGTCGGTGCTCAATGACAACCTGGATCTTCAGGCCGCCGTCGAGCGCGTGAAACAGGCGCAAGCGCTGACGACGCAACGCCGCGCCGCGCTGCTGCCGCAACTGGACGCGGGCGCGGGCGGTTCCTACTCGCGCCAGAACACGCCGCCGCCGCTCGGTTATGTGAAGCAGGGTGGCTTCGGTCTGACACTGAGCTGGACGCCGGATGTGTTCGGCGGTGAGCGTCTGGAGTTGCTGGCATCGCAGGCGCAGCTCGTCGGCCGCGAACACGCCGCCGATCAGATCAGGCTCGCGCTCGCCGCCGACACCGCCGCTGCGTATGTCGATCTGCGCTGGGCGCAGGCCGAACTGAAGATCCTGCAAGACAACCAGGAGATTCGCGAGCGCGCGCTGAAGCTGACGCAACGCCGCCTGCAATACGGCCTGTCGACGAAGCTCGATGTCGCGCGCGCGCAGAATCAGCTGAGCGATCTGCTGTCGCGCATCCCGCGCACGCAGGCGACGATTCAGCATCAGTTGAGCCTGATCGCGGTGTATTCGGGCCGCACGCCGGAATCCGTCGACAAGCTGATGCTCGCGAATGCGGGCGCGGCTCCCGTCATTCCTGTGCCGGCGAGCGGCGCGCCGCAGATGCTCCCGTCCGAAGCGTTGCTGCGCCGCCCCGATGTGCTCGTTGCGTATGCGACTGTGCAGCAGCGCGCGGCGGAAGTGGGCGTCGCGCGGGCGGAGCGCTATCCGAAGTTTTCGCTGCGATTGTCGGATGGCTTGCTGGCGTCGTCGTATCTCGGTTTGCCGACGCTCACCGACAATCTCTTCTCCGCCGCGCTCAACGCGACGAGCCCGATTTTCAACGCGGGCCGCATTACGGCAGAGATCGAGCAGAACGAGAGCCGGATGCGCGAGTCGGAATTGCATCTGCGTCAGACCATGCTCGAAGCGCTGAAGGACGTCGAGGATACGCGCAGCGATCTCGTCAGCACGACCGAATCGACCGCGCGTCTGACCGATGCGCTCGCCGCATCGGACCAATCGCTCACGCTGTCTACGCAGTTGTACAAGGGCGGCGCGGCCAGCTTTCTCGATGTGCTCGACGCGCAGCAATCGTATCTGCGCGATGCCGATGCGCTGAATCAATCGAAGCGTGAACACGCGCTCGCGGCGGTGGCGCTGTATCGCTCGCTTGGTGGCGGCTGGAGCGTGACCGGCGATGACGACGTGATCAAGACCGCTACTGCGAAGATGGAGGCGACCCAATGA